From the genome of Aquipuribacter hungaricus:
GCGCGTGGTGGGCGTGGAGGCACTGGCCCGCTGGGAGCACCCGCGGCGCGGCACCGTGCCCCCCTCGGAGTTCGTGCCGGCCGCCGAGGCGAACGGGCTCATCCACGACCTTGGCGCCATGGTCCTGGCCCAGGCCTGCCAGGGCGCCCTCGACCTCCAACGGGCGTGGGGCACCCGGCTGCTGCTGACCGTCAACGCCTCCGGCCGGGAGCTCGCCGACCCCGGCTACGCCAGCACCGTGCTCGCCACGCTGCTGCACGAGGGCTGGCCAGCCCCTCAGCTGGTCGTCGAGATCACCGAGAGCCTCATCGAGGGCGCCAGCACGCCAGCCCTGCACACCCTCACTGAGCTCCGCAGCCACGGCATCGCAGTCGCGATCGACGACTTCGGCACCGGGTACTCCGCCTTCAGCCGCCTGGACACCCTGCCCGCCGACTACCTCAAGCTGGACCGGTCCTTCATCTCCACCATCACCACCAGCCCCCGACGCCTCGCGATGCTCCGAGCCCTGCTCGACCTCGGCGACCGCCTAGGGCTCACCGTCATCGCCGAAGGCATCGAGACCACTGCACAGGCAGAGCTGCTCACCAGCGCCGGCTGCCCGCTCGTGCAGGGCTACCTCTACGGCCGACCGGGCCCCGCCGCCTCCTGGACCACGGTCCCGACCACACCGTCGGCACCTCAGCCCCGCACTCACGCCCAGGCACACGCCCAGGCGTCTTTTCAGGCGGCTGTCCCCCCCGGCAGGCACCCCTAGAACCAAGACACACGGACACCCACGCCCAGACCGCACGAAGGTCTACCCACGGCCGCACGACAACCGCTGCCTGGCGGGGGGCCGAGGCTCATCTGGGCCGGCGTATGCCCAACCTGGTGGGGCGCGACCCGGCCGGAGGGACCCCTGGAGACCATACCGGGCCGCCCCGCTGCCTGGAGGCACGGGACGCACCCGGACTTCCCGGGGTGCGCCCGGCCCACTCGTCGTCAACCGTCGAAGGCTGAAGCGGGCGGGACAGCCGACAGCGCCAATCGGACGGTGAGCCGGCGGCTGCGCCGGCGAGATCGGCTCAGCCGAGCGTGCGAGAACCGAAGAGCAGCACCTCGCGCTCCATGTCGTAGTAGGCCTCGTCGCTGGCCGTCAGCCAGTCGAACAGGTTGTCGGCGTCGTCGACGGTGACGCTGAGGACGACCTCGCTGGCGCCGTTGTCAAGGACGAGCTGGAACAGGTAACTGCCGGGCTCCCCGGCCCCGGACGGAGAGAAGTTCGGCTGCCAGGCAGTGACCTTCCGGGTCTTGATGACGCTCTTGCCGAGGTCGCTGGCGCCCGCACCCTGCTCAGTTGAGGTAGTCATGCCGTCGTCCTACCCACCAGCCGGACGCACATCCCCGCGGCGCGCCTCTGAGTCATGCGTGGACTGATAGGACAACTGGTGATGCCCGGATGTGCGTGGACCTAGGGACCGCGACCCCTTGCCGCCGGTGACCGTCATGGCGCGCGACTCGTCATGGCGCGCGACTCGTCATGGCGCGCGACTCGTCACGACCTGCGACTCGACACGACCCGCGACTCGACACGGCGAGCCCGGACCGGCGGGACCGCCTGGGCCGGGGAGCCACGGGACGATCGGGTTGCAGGTGTGACGGGCGGGGGGCGGTTCCGGCGAGGCCACCGGTCGCTCCTGCTGTCGGGGCCCGTGGGCGGGCCGTCCTGACCGCCAGTGCTCGTGTTGCCGTCCGGAGCGGGCTCGGAGTCTCACCTCTCGCCGGCGGCCCCGGTGGGCTCGATGGGCTCGCTGGACCGGGTGGTCTGGTGGGTCTGCTGGGCCTGCCGTGGCCTCACCACCGGGGGGCGGTCGGGTCGCTGTCTGTTGGTGCTGGTCGTGCTGTGGCTTGCTCGGAGGAAGCGGTCGGCGTAGATGTCGGCGGGTACCGGCCGGGAGAAGAGGTACCCCTGCCCGTACCGGACGCCGTGGCCGATGAGCTGCTCGCGCTGCTGCTCGGTCTCGACCCCTTCGGCGAGGACGTCCAGGCCGAGGGTGAGGGCCAGGGCCTGCACGCCTGCCACGAGCGGGGCCCCGCCCTCGGTGACGGTGGACACGACGGAGCGGTCGAGCTTGAGCACCTGCACCGGGAAACGGTCGAGGTAGTCCAGCGAGGTGTAGCCGGTGCCGTAGTCGTCCAGGTGGATGTCGACACCGGCCTCGCGCAGCGCGGCCAGCGACGACGCGGCGGCGCTGTCGACGGTGAGCTGGTCGTGCTCGGTGATCTCCAGGTGCAGGCTGGCGGTCGGCACGCCCGCCCGGGCCAGGTGGCCCAGGACCCGCCCGGGCAGGCCGGGGTCGTCCAGGCTGTCCCGGGTGAGGTTCACGCTCACCGGCGGCACCCGCAGACCCTGCCCCCGCCAGCGGGCCAGCTGCGCTACCACCTCCTGCAGCACGGTGTCGTCCAGCTGGGCGTCCAGCTCGTTGCTGCTGACCACGGGCAGGAACGCCTGCGGGCCGAGCAGCCCCCGCCGGGGGTGGTCCCAGCGGACCAGCGCCTCCGCGCCCACCACCTCCGCGGAGACGAGGTCCACCAAAGGTTGGTAGTGCAGCTCGAGCCGGCCCACCTGCACCGCCGAGCCGCCCAGCAGCTGACGGACGTCACCGGCGAGGGAGTACCGCTCGGCGACCTCCTCACGCATCTCGGGCCGGAACACCACCGCCCGCGACCCGCCCGCCGCCTTCGCGGCATACATGGCCACATCGGCCCGGGTCAGCAGCTCCGCCAGCGGAACCTGCTCCCCGCCCGCAGCACCGGCTCCGTCAGCCGCATCATCAGCGTCGCCGACGTCAGCACCGTCGCCGCCGTCAGCACCGTCTCCAGCCTGCGCCTGGCCGTCAGCGTGGTCGTCGGCGTGGGCGACCCCGACGCTCGCGCCGACCCGCAGCCGTCGACCCCCCACCACCACGGCAGGCTCCAGCGCGACGAGCAGCCGCTGGGCCAGCCGCTCGGCGTCGCCCGTCTCGCTCAGCAGGACGAACTCGTCACCACCCAGGCGGGCCACCACCGTGGCCGGGTTGCCGCCCGCAGCGCTCAGCAACCGGTCGCGCACCTGCAGCAGCAGCGCGTCCCCGGTGTCGTGCCCGTGGGTGTCGTTGACCTGCTTGAAGTCATCCAGGTCCACCAGGAGCAGGCTGCGCCCCTCCCCCGCACCGGGCCCCCCAGCCCTCCCGCTCCCCCCGGGTCTCCCGGGCCTCCCGGGCCTCCCGGGCCTCCCCCAGGAGGCCTCGTAGGTCCGGGCCAGGCCACGGCGGTTGGCGAGGTCGGTCAGCGGGTCGTGCTCTGCCAGGTGCTCGCTGTCGCGCAGCGCGGACACCGCCCGCAGCAGGCACAGCACCCCGATCAGCGCCCCAGCGACCGGCACCGCCCAACCCGGCAGCCCCGCGGCCCCGCCCAGCTGCGACACCCCCCACAACCCGGCCGGCACCAGCACCAGCGGCAGCAGCCCCAGCAGCGCCACCGACGGGCGCCGGGCACGCGCGAACGTCCCCGGCTCGTACACCGCGGCCATCGACGGGTGCAGCGCCGCCGCCGCGAACAACATCGAGGCCACGACACCGACGACCTGCTCCAGGTCCCCCGGCACCGCCAGCCGCCGGCCGTCCAGGGCCAGCGTGAGGTCGTACACGATCGTCACCACAGCCGCGCCCAGCAGCAGCCACGAGCTCACCGACAGACCACGCCGCGACACCGTGAACCGCAGCAGCAGCCCCACCAGCGCCACGTCGATGCTGGCCATCGCCACGTTCGCCGCGCCACCCTCGGCGGCCACGGTCACCGCCAGCAGCTGTGCCGCCACCACGGCCAGCACCGTGACGATGATCACCAGGTCTAACCAAGCCCCCGGCGTAGCCCCCGGGCCACGCGCGCCACGGGTGCCACGGCTTGCTCGGGTGCCGCGTCTTGTTCGGGTGCCGCGTCTTGTTCGCGTGCCGCGTCTTGTTCGCGTGCCACGGACCTGTTGGGCACTGCGGACGAACTGGCACACGTGCAGCGCGGCCACGACCTGCCCCGCCCACACCAGCACCGTGCTGACGGTGCTCAGCTGCCCCTGCACCTGCACCATCACCCCGGCACAGCCCCACAGCACCAGCATCAGCACCACCGGCCACCACCCCGAGCCGATGGCAGCAGCAGCCGGCCGGTGCCAGGCGATACCCACGACCACCAGGGCCACAGCGCCGACCGACGCCACCACCACCGCTGCCGACCGCCACCCCGGCACCAGCACCAGGACGACCGTCCCCACGAGGACCACGACCAGCAGCACCCAGGTCGCGCGGCCGGCCCACCACGCGCGTGTCTCCATGCCTGCACCTCGGCCCGCAGCGCACGGGACTTGACCCCCACGTGAGGGCCTCGACCCCTCCGGGCGCACCACCCCCACGTGACAGCCGGCGTGGCTGCCAGGCCCACGCGGAGCTCGTGGTCCGGCCTGGCGCGGGGTCAGGCGGTGGTGGCCGCGGTCCGCCGGTTGCGGGCGATGTGGTCGAGGACGGCCGTGAGCTGCTCGGCGTTCCAGGGCTTGGGCAGGACCCCGTCCATCCCGGCCTGCAGGCAGGCGTCGCGGTCGGTGGCCAGGACGCTGGCGGTCATGGCGAACACGGGCAGGCGCGCCGACCCC
Proteins encoded in this window:
- a CDS encoding putative bifunctional diguanylate cyclase/phosphodiesterase codes for the protein METRAWWAGRATWVLLVVVLVGTVVLVLVPGWRSAAVVVASVGAVALVVVGIAWHRPAAAAIGSGWWPVVLMLVLWGCAGVMVQVQGQLSTVSTVLVWAGQVVAALHVCQFVRSAQQVRGTRTRRGTRTRRGTRTRRGTRASRGTRGARGPGATPGAWLDLVIIVTVLAVVAAQLLAVTVAAEGGAANVAMASIDVALVGLLLRFTVSRRGLSVSSWLLLGAAVVTIVYDLTLALDGRRLAVPGDLEQVVGVVASMLFAAAALHPSMAAVYEPGTFARARRPSVALLGLLPLVLVPAGLWGVSQLGGAAGLPGWAVPVAGALIGVLCLLRAVSALRDSEHLAEHDPLTDLANRRGLARTYEASWGRPGRPGRPGRPGGSGRAGGPGAGEGRSLLLVDLDDFKQVNDTHGHDTGDALLLQVRDRLLSAAGGNPATVVARLGGDEFVLLSETGDAERLAQRLLVALEPAVVVGGRRLRVGASVGVAHADDHADGQAQAGDGADGGDGADVGDADDAADGAGAAGGEQVPLAELLTRADVAMYAAKAAGGSRAVVFRPEMREEVAERYSLAGDVRQLLGGSAVQVGRLELHYQPLVDLVSAEVVGAEALVRWDHPRRGLLGPQAFLPVVSSNELDAQLDDTVLQEVVAQLARWRGQGLRVPPVSVNLTRDSLDDPGLPGRVLGHLARAGVPTASLHLEITEHDQLTVDSAAASSLAALREAGVDIHLDDYGTGYTSLDYLDRFPVQVLKLDRSVVSTVTEGGAPLVAGVQALALTLGLDVLAEGVETEQQREQLIGHGVRYGQGYLFSRPVPADIYADRFLRASHSTTSTNRQRPDRPPVVRPRQAQQTHQTTRSSEPIEPTGAAGER